In the Onychostoma macrolepis isolate SWU-2019 chromosome 09, ASM1243209v1, whole genome shotgun sequence genome, one interval contains:
- the cfap210 gene encoding cilia- and flagella- associated protein 210: MSTASITTGVVQYGRRKGSSQQVGSSEVEKTEADLRQMVVLSKSEWQRLQDSVNGINQHNRSVIAAAQQREALHMRSKELVKHWSNTIAGQRQKKLEAKNIREAIEEEERKQIDIEEAKYQAQIRKEAIEKAKTQQYYQTDRVKGFHSALLLAEVLKEREAQIELKRMKQNASKDLDREILAEMACREEQTLQQDQQKALQRKRDQLAAAESVKQQIKDHEMKKAQERQEVKCAAEEIEQLRDLHLWEQSMNERKKQEEKRSAMKAHQDYVTNRELMKATEAQRQEEEEERRKQFARHKEKVMKMRKEKQEEIFRELQRHRETIIQKLAVQKQQQISNEEEIIAKAVAEREAKLAREQREKEEKHAAMLNSIAAHRESMRKKQERKAEEEKQKDLEMLNAKKEAYKIFMEKQELQAQKAREEGKTLQDIYIQEMAEKRARHHRTKKEEKDFAEMNTALIVEEEDQFQKYAKQVIETAKKSERNTFPLLKAAREGIGGGLGPVFGGHRPSYLVHDESGVEMPSYVSGTTQNIKELNETPDIQQSKKRLGFTL; the protein is encoded by the exons ATGTCAACAGCCTCGATAACAACAGGTGTCGTTCAGTACGGGCGGAGGAAAGGCTCGAGTCAACAAG TTGGGAGTTCGGAGGTGGAGAAAACCGAAGCGGATCTTCGTCAAATGGTAGTTTTGTCCAAATCGGAGTGGCAGCGCCTGCAGGACAGTGTGAACGGAATCAATCAACACAACAGGAGTGTGATTGCAGCGGCGCAACAGCGGGAGGCGCTGCACATGCGCTCTAAAGAGCTCGTAAAACACTGGTCCAACACCATTGCT GGACAGCGACAAAAAAAACTAGAGGCAAAAAACATTCGAGAGGCGATAGAAGAAGAGGAGCGGAAACAAATTGACATAGAAGAAGCAAAATACCAGGCCCAGATACGAAAGGAGGCCATTGAGAAAGCAAAAACCCAGCAGTACTACCAGACCGACAGAGTGAAAGGCTTCCAT agTGCTCTGCTGCTGGCAGAGGTTCTGAAGGAAAGAGAGGCTCAGATCGAGCTAAAACGTATGAAGCAAAATGCCAGCAAGGACCTAGACAGAGAAATCTTGGCCGAAATGGCTTGCAGAGAAGAACAGACCCTCCAGCAGGATCAGCAGAAAGCCCTGCAGAGGAAACGAGACCAGCTGGCCGCTGCTGAGAGCGTGAAACAACA GATAAAGGATCATGAAATGAAGAAAGCGCAGGAGAGGCAGGAGGTCAAATGTGCGGCTGAAGAAATTGAGCAACTCAGAGATCTTCATCTGTGGGAACAGTCCATGAATGAGCGCAAGAAACAGGAAGAGAAGAGAAGCGCGATGAAGGCTCATCAG GACTATGTGACCAACAGAGAGCTGATGAAAGCAACAGAGGCTCAGAggcaggaggaagaggaggagagacGGAAGCAGTTCGCCAGACATAAAGaaaaagtcatgaaaatgagGAAAGAGAAGCAAGAGGAAATATTTAG AGAGCtccagagacacagagagactATTATACAGAAGTTAGCAGTACAGAAGCAGCAACAAATCAGCAACGAGGAAGAGATCATCGCGAAAGCAGTTGCTGAACGTGAGGCCAAACTGGCTCGAGAACAGCGtgagaaagaagaaaaacatgcaGCCATGTTGAACTCCATCGCTGCACACAGAGAGTCCATG AGGAAAAAGCAAGAACGAAAGGCAGAAGAAGAGAAACAGAAAGACCTGGAGATGCTGAATGCAAAGAAGGAAGCATATAAAATCTTCATGGAAAAGCAAGAGCTTCAAGCTCAAAAAGCTAGAGAAGAAGGCAAAACACTACAGGACATCTATATACAAGAAATG GCTGAGAAACGTGCAAGGCATCACCgtacaaaaaaagaagagaaggaCTTTGCTGAGATGAACACTGCTCTCATTGTTGAGGAGGAAGACCAGTTTCAGAAATACGCCAAACAGGTCATCGAAACAGCCAAGAAGTCAGAGAGAAACACCTTCCCGCTCCTGAAGGCTGCCAGAGAGGGCATTGGAGGGGGTCTGGGGCCCGTGTTTGGTGGACATAGACCAAGTTATCTAGTCCATGATGAGTCGGGTGTTGAGATGCCCAGTTATGTGAGCGGTACTACTCAAAACATAAAAGAGCTGAACGAGACCCCTGACATTCAACAGTCCAAGAAAAGACTAGGATTCACCTTGTAA
- the klhl41a gene encoding kelch-like protein 41a — MEPTSIKEDLRLFQSTLLQDGLKELLKENKFVDCILKVGDRSLPCHRLIMAACSPYFRDLYFTEDGVEKKDSSKEVVLENVDPTIMDMIVNYLYSADIEITDENVQDIFAVANRFQIPSVFTVCVNYLQNKLSLGNCLAIFRMGLVLNCPRLAITARDFIAERFETLSKDEDFLEFNAPELFAVIGCDALNVEKEEVVFELLMKWVRKNKENRTKALEDAFEHIRFRLLPEKYFKEKVEKDDIIKADPELAKKLKVIKEAFAGKLPQNKEGDKGEGEDGEKVLPGYLNNNKRLGMFNRDLILMINDTAAVAYDADENECFLAAIAEQIPRNHVSITSKKNLLYVLGGLFVDEDKDSPLQCYFYQLDSHSPNWIALPPMPSPRCLFAVGEFENLLFAVAGKDLQSNESLDSVLCYDVDKMKWQETKKLPLRIHGHSVISQNGLVYCIGGKTDENKTINKMFAYNHKQSEWKELAAMKTPRSMFGAVVHKGKIIVVGGVNEDGLLSSSEAYDFGTNKWEPFPEFVQERSSVNLVSAAGVLYAVGGFAMQENEDKQCVPSENTDIWQYEEDKKQWTGMIGEMRYATGASCVCMRLNPAKMPKL; from the exons ATGGAGCCCACGAGTATCAAGGAGGACCTGAGGCTCTTTCAGAGCACCCTGCTCCAGGATGGTTTGAAGGAACTTCTGAAGGAGAACAAGTTTGTGGATTGTATTCTGAAGGTTGGAGATCGGAGTCTGCCCTGCCACAGACTCATCATGGCTGCATGCAGCCCGTATTTCCGAGATCTGTACTTTACTGAAGATGGTGTTGAGAAGAAAGACTCCAGCAAGGAAGTAGTGCTGGAGAACGTGGATCCCACCATTATGGACATGATTGTGAACTATCTCTATTCGGCAGACATCGAAATCACAGATGAGAACGTGCAAGACATCTTCGCCGTCGCCAACAGATTCCAAATCCCATCCGTGTTCACCGTTTGCGTCAACTATCTACAAAACAAGCTTTCATTGGGTAACTGCTTGGCCATCTTCAGAATGGGACTGGTTTTGAACTGCCCTAGACTCGCTATCACTGCTAGGGACTTCATAGCGGAGCGCTTTGAGACTTTATCCAAGGATGAGGACTTTCTTGAGTTCAACGCTCCTGAGTTGTTCGCCGTCATTGGGTGCGATGCTCTGAACGTGGAAAAAGAAGAGGTCGTGTTTGAGCTCTTGATGAAATGGGTCCGGAAGAACAAGGAGAACCGGACGAAAGCTTTGGAAGATGCTTTCGAACACATCCGCTTCCGATTACTACCTGAGAAATACTTCAAGGAGAAGGTGGAAAAGGACGATATCATCAAGGCCGACCCTGAGCTCGCCAAGAAGCTGAAGGTCATCAAAGAGGCGTTTGCTGGAAAACTTCCGCAAAATAAGGAGGGAGATAAAGGCGAAGGAGAAGACGGGGAAAAAGTCTTGCCTGGTTATCTCAATAACAACAAACGGCTGGGGATGTTCAACAGGGATCTCATCCTGATGATAAACGACACGGCGGCTGTGGCCTACGATGCTGATGAAAACGAATGCTTCCTAGCAGCCATTGCAGAGCAGATACCACGAAATCATGTTAGCATCACGTCGAAGAAGAACCTGCTCTATGTTTTGGGAGGGCTGTTTGTTGACGAAGACAAGGATTCACCACTGCAGTGCTATTTCTACCAG CTGGACTCTCATTCTCCAAACTGGATAGCCCTGCCACCGATGCCATCGCCCAGGTGTCTGTTTGCCGTGGGGGAGTTTGAAAACCTCTTGTTTGCAGTTGCTGGTAAAGACCTGCAGAGCAATGAGTCTCTGGACTCAGTGCTGTGTTATGATGTCGA TAAGATGAAGTGGCAGGAGACCAAAAAACTACCCTTAAGAATTCACGGTCACAGTGTGATCTCACAAAATGGACTAGTTTACTGCATAGGAGGAAAGACGGATGAAAA TAAAACCATCAACAAGATGTTTGCATACAACCACAAGCAGTCCGAATGGAAAGAGCTGGCAGCCATGAAGACACCCAGGTCCATGTTTGGAGCTGTAGTCCACAAAGGAAAGATCATTGTGGTTGGAGGGGTCAATGAAGATGGCCTTTTATCCTCTAGTGAAGCCTATGATTTTGGGACAAACAA ATGGGAGCCGTTCCCTGAGTTTGTGCAGGAGAGAAGTTCTGTGAATTTGGTCAGTGCTGCTGGTGTCCTGTATGCGGTGGGCGGCTTCGCCATGCAGGAGAACGAGGACAAACAGTGTGTCCCATCAGAAAACACTGACATCTGGCA gtaTGAGGAGGACAAGAAACAGTGGACTGGAATGATCGGAGAGATGCGATATGCTACCGGCGCCTCCTGCGTTTGTATGAGATTAAATCCAGCAAAGATGCctaaactttaa
- the phgdh gene encoding D-3-phosphoglycerate dehydrogenase isoform X1 gives MAPVSVKRILISESVDPCCKTILQENGVEVTEKQQMTKEELIAEIQNYDGLVVRSATKVTADIINAGGNLKIIGRAGTGVDNVDVDAATKRGIIVMNTPSGNTISAAELTCVLLMSLSRHIPQAVMSMKDGKWDRKKFMGAELYGKVLGIVGLGRIGKEVATRMQSFGMKTIGYDPITPPEVSASWGVEQMSLEELWPQCDYITVHTPLMPSTTGLLNDTSFAKCKKGVKVVNCARGGIIDEAALLRALESGQCGGAGLDVFVEEPPKDRALVNHPNVISCPHLGASTKEAQARCGKEIALQIVDMATGKALVGAVNAQVLVSSFSPDSHQWILLGESMGRVLKACTASKEAYGQVHVTALGESLKKSTGFLSSAAVVGLLTEGPQKGPNLVNALPLAAETGITVQADHKDNECEACVLEVSVNGRSYKAVGSVQAGVPVLLELNGSVFRQPVPLTGHLLFFKAANSTELLLSVTGVLAAASVELQSFSASTACSGEQWYCMGISSLLGDIGALKSLVKEAAQLTV, from the exons ATGGCTCCGGTATCAGTCAAACGCATTTTAATCAGTGAAAGCGTCGATCCATGCTGCAAAACGATTCTGCAGGAGAACGGCGTTGAAGTGACGGAGAAGCAGCAGATGACTAAAGAAGAGCTGATTGCAGAGATTCAG AATTATGATGGTTTAGTCGTTCGATCAGCAACCAAAGTTACTGCTGATATCATCAATGCTGGCGGTAACTTGAAGATCATCGGACGGGCCGGAACCGGAGTTGACAACGTGGATGTGGATGCAGCGACTAAGAGAGGCATTATTGTCATGAA caCTCCGAGTGGAAACACAATCAGTGCTGCTGAGCTCACCTGTGTTCTTTTGATGAGCTTATCAAG ACATATTCCACAAGCTGTCATGTCAATGAAGGATGGAAAATGGGATCGGAAAAAG TTCATGGGCGCAGAGCTTTATGGAAAAGTTCTTGGGATTGTAGGGCTTGGAAGAATCGGCAAAGAGGTGGCGACAAGAATGCAGTCCTTCGGTATGAAG ACCATTGGTTATGACCCCATCACCCCTCCAGAGGTTTCTGCGAGCTGGGGTGTGGAGCAGATGTCTCTGGAGGAACTGTGGCCACAGTGTGATTATATCACAGTCCACACTCCACTCATGCCCTCCACCACAg GTCTCCTTAATGACACTTCATTTGCTAAGTGTAAGAAGGGTGTGAAGGTGGTGAACTGTGCCCGTGGCGGCATCATCGATGAAGCTGCTCTCCTCCGGGCTCTGGAGTCAGGACAGTGTGGAGGAGCAGGGCTGGATGTGTTTGTGGAG GAGCCTCCAAAGGACCGGGCGCTGGTGAACCACCCCAATGTGATCAGCTGTCCTCATCTGGGAGCCAGCACTAAAGAAGCACAGGCTCGCTGTGGGAAGGAGATCGCCCTGCAGATTGTGGACATGGCCACGGGCAAAGCGTTAGTGGGAGCC GTGAATGCTCAGGTGTTGGTCAGTTCTTTCTCTCCCGACTCTCATCAGTGGATCCTGCTGGGAGAGTCCATGGGCAGAGTGTTGAAGGCCTGCACCGCTTCTAAAGAAGCCTACGGTCAGGTCCATGTCACAGCACTTG GGGAATCCTTGAAGAAGTCTACTGGGTTTTTAAGCTCAGCAGCTGTAGTTGGTTTGCTCACTGAAGGTCCTCAGAAAGGCCCTAACTTGGTGAATGCACTGCCTCTAGCTGCAGAGACAGGAATTACA GTGCAGGCGGATCATAAAGACAATGAGTGTGAGGCGTGTGTGCTGGAGGTCTCTGTGAACGGCAGAAGCTATAAGGCTGTTGGCTCGGTGCAGGCCGGGGTTCCTGTGCTGCTGGAGCTGAATGGAAGTGTGTTTCGACAGCCTGTTCCTCTCACTGGACACCTGCTGTTCTTCAAAGCCGCCAACTCCACTGAGCTCCTGCTCTCCGTAACCG
- the fastkd1 gene encoding FAST kinase domain-containing protein 1, mitochondrial — MFRLRLFRACSRRLFHSGAVSRDQVLEQLQTCSAEDQVFDVVGRNKAKLSVSHVSYAIGQLWKFQRERAHILRTIDQVRNHPQFLTLRVLAENKISLMDDASVVDTLYVVLRLRVEHHDSLVQQLVTEAWNRLERFQMTTLSKFAVCLSDQFLQHSPLMGQITQIVSQRLDSIQDARVLTPLMNCIFALVSPQLRDALFKKADSLLDKMNPLHFNNPRRVVQFIRNVRQMHRPLLEKCNQLLLQNVPRLDIEHISIILGLYHSMQYNNCDFRLAVKQRLMELVDTCTDPATFTKLFASLGPMARQGVREGLESTALLLADELNPHQALGVVETMEEMQCRNLQLINKMSAVLLRNLEMYRAVEIARITQSLILLHCQNPEIFSRLKAKLLHYLQGSVYPYEVTMLTRVLSMLPSSRPDEAVLSRVNTVIPQCNLNDLNTYATVVAKWIRNDSSYRHNTSSNYVRLLQTLNRCSRERLHSFESLDVVLDEVKYLSGGWFDEMLLEESMVAMQNLTDQVSWTNVHELSVYLTRTNYFCAALMDRIASVTIENIDKIHYSATYSTLLPFAVLNYDPPKAEEFFDVCIRHFTPYISSFDPHLLVLLAYALALADYFPEEVVREIFNVDFLAKLDAHLETFPDALNMRIRLRLMELNRAVCLECPEFQVPWFHERYCKQLQKRANSSIGPAQQQIHKLLGDILGGMNCAKAAVLTPYFYTVDFELVLDRHLHPVPYSEPSQLQISENGNIHWQSGSEDRDRMELPPGARRIALDFLDFKSFCKNSWHMKGEAMMKKRHLEILGYHVLQIPHFEWNSMELSTEDAWKEYLRKKIFSELP, encoded by the exons ATGTTCCGGCTCCGATTGTTTCGGGCATGTTCCCGCAGACTGTTTCACAGCGGGGCCGTCAGCCGTGATCAGGTGCTAGAGCAGCTCCAGACGTGCTCTGCTGAAGACCAGGTGTTCGATGTGGTGGGCCGGAACAAAGCCAAGCTGTCCGTGAGCCATGTGAGCTATGCTATTGGACAGCTGTGGAAGTTTCAACGAGAGCGAGCACACATTCTCAGGACAATCGATCAGGTCCGGAATCACCCGCAGTTCCTGACACTTCGAGTTCTGGCTGAAAACAAAATCAGCCTCATGGATGACGCTTCAGTGGTGGATACGCTTTATGTGGTGCTCAG GCTTCGAGTAGAACACCATGACTCTCTTGTGCAGCAGCTGGTGACAGAGGCTTGGAACAGACTAGAGAG ATTCCAGATGACGACACTTTCAAAGTTTGCGGTCTGTCTGAGCGATCAGTTCCTGCAGCACAGCCCCTTGATGGGTCAGATTACGCAGATAGTGAGTCAAAGACTGGACTCGATTCAAGACGCcag AGTGCTCACACCCTTGATGAACTGTATTTTTGCCCTGGTGTCGCCACAGCTGCGGGATGCACTGTTTAAAAAAGCGGACTCCCTTTTGGACAAAATGAACCCGTTGCACTTCAACAACCCCAGAAGAGTTGTGCAGTTCATCCGAAATGTCAGACAGATGCACCGCCCCCTCCTGGAGAAATGTAACCAGCTTCTCCTGCAGAACGTCCCCCGGTTGGACATAGAGCACATCAGCATCATTCTGGGACTGTATCACTCGATGCAGTACAATAACTGTGATTTCCGGCTGGCTGTGAAACAGAGACTCATGGAGCTGGTGGACACATGCACTGATCCTGCCACTTTCACCAAACTCTTTGCTTCTTTAGGACCAATGGCAAGGCAAGGTGTCAGAGAGGG GTTAGAGAGTACAGCACTGCTATTGGCTGATGAGCTGAATCCCCATCAGGCTTTAGGTGTGGTGGAGACTATGGAGGAGATGCAATGCAGAAACCTTCAGTTAATAAACAA GATGTCAGCAGTACTCTTAAGGAATCTGGAGATGTATAGGGCGGTGGAAATAGCTCGAATCACTCAATCGCTCATCCTGCTGCACTGCCAGAATCCAGAGATCTTCTCCAGACTGAAAGCCAAACTGCTGCA TTACCTGCAGGGCAGTGTGTATCCATACGAGGTGACCATGCTAACCAGGGTTCTGTCCATGCTTCCTTCTTCCCGTCCTGACGAGGCCGTCCTTTCCCGGGTGAACACCGTGATCCCGCAGTGCAACCTAAACGACCTCAACACTTACGCCACGGTCGTCGCCAAGTGGATTCGCAACGATTCCTCGTACCGGCACAACACCTCCAGCAACTACGTTCGCCTGCTCCAGACCCTGAACCGCTGCAGTCGCGAGCGGCTGCACAGCTTCGAGAGTCTGGACGTTGTCCTGGATGAAGTGAAGTATTTGTCGGGGGGGTGGTTTGATGAGATGCTGCTGGAAGAGTCTATGGTCGCCATGCAGAATCTGACTGACCAGGTATCCTGGACTAATGTGCATGAGCTGAGTGTTTATCTGACCAGGACTAACTACTTCTGTGCCGCGCTGATGGACCGTATCGCTAGTGTGACGATTGAAAATATAGACAAG ATTCATTACTCTGCAACCTATTCCACTTTGCTGCCTTTCGCTGTGCTAAATTATGACCCACCAAAGGCGGAAGAGTTTTTCGATGTGTGCATTCGACATTTCACTCCGTATATTA GTTCTTTTGACCCTCACCTGCTGGTTCTCTTGGCATATGCACTGGCTTTGGCTGATTATTTCCCTGAGGAGGTGGTCAGAGAGATCTTCAATGTGGACTTTCTTGCAAAGTTGGATGCCCATCTGGAGA CCTTTCCGGATGCTCTAAACATGCGCATCCGTCTCCGTCTCATGGAGCTGAATCGGGCCGTGTGTCTGGAGTGTCCTGAGTTCCAGGTGCCTTGGTTTCATGAGCGCTACTGTAAACAGCTGCAGAAGAGAG CCAACAGCTCCATTGGTCCAGCTCAGCAGCAGATCCATAAGTTGCTCGGGGACATCCTGGGTGGGATGAACTGTGCCAAAGCAGCAGTGCTGACACCATACTTCTATACTGTCG ATTTTGAACTTGTCCTGGATCGCCATCTTCATCCGGTACCGTACAGCGAGCCCAGTCAGCTGCAGATCAGTGAGAACGGAAACATTCACTGGCAGTCCGGATCGGAAGACAGAGATAGGATGGAGCTGCCGCCCGGAGCTCGCCG CATTGCCTTGGATTTCCTGGACTTCAAATCGTTCTGCAAAAATTCCTGGCACATGAAAGGAGAGGCCATGATGAAGAAAAGACATCTGGAAATTTTAGGATATCATGTACTACAG ATTCCTCACTTTGAATGGAACTCAATGGAGCTTTCCACAGAAGATGCATGGAAAGAATATCTGAGGAAGAAAATATTCTCAGAGTTACCCTGA